A genome region from Bacillota bacterium includes the following:
- a CDS encoding OsmC family protein, translating to MADLKFSAKAHSENPTKTVVETRGFKMIIDEPKSLGGTDAGANPVEYLLAALAGCINVVGHVVAREMGFELRGIRIDLEGDLNPARFMGKSKAERAGYKEIRVKLEADTDADAETLAKWLETIEDRCPVSDTLSNGTHVKISFA from the coding sequence ATGGCAGATTTAAAGTTCAGTGCTAAGGCACATAGTGAAAATCCAACAAAAACAGTGGTAGAAACAAGAGGATTTAAAATGATAATTGATGAACCCAAAAGTCTTGGAGGTACCGATGCAGGAGCAAACCCTGTGGAGTATTTGCTTGCTGCTCTTGCCGGATGTATAAATGTTGTTGGGCATGTTGTTGCAAGAGAAATGGGATTTGAACTTAGAGGAATACGGATTGACCTTGAAGGAGACCTGAATCCTGCAAGGTTTATGGGTAAATCAAAAGCTGAAAGGGCAGGATACAAAGAGATTAGAGTAAAATTAGAAGCCGATACTGATGCAGACGCAGAAACTTTGGCAAAATGGCTTGAGACAATAGAGGACAGATGCCCTGTAAGCGATACATTGTCGAATGGTACTCATGTAAAAATCAGTTTTGCATGA
- a CDS encoding GNAT family N-acetyltransferase — protein sequence MANKIWHEHYEPIIGKAQVDYMLSKFQSAEAIRNQLESGYRYFLMLLDGEYAGYFAILPDYSNNKMFLSKLYVDKNFRGRGIARMSISYIESICKETGLESIWLTVNKNNQGSIAAYEKMGFVNLGDIVQDIGNGFIMDDYKMEKGVINIK from the coding sequence ATGGCAAACAAAATTTGGCATGAACACTATGAGCCGATAATAGGTAAAGCACAGGTGGATTATATGCTCTCCAAATTCCAGAGTGCAGAAGCAATAAGGAACCAGCTTGAGAGCGGATACCGGTATTTTTTGATGTTACTGGATGGTGAATATGCAGGGTATTTCGCAATTTTGCCTGATTATTCGAATAATAAGATGTTTTTAAGCAAGTTGTACGTAGATAAGAACTTCCGGGGCCGCGGAATTGCCAGAATGTCTATATCTTATATTGAAAGTATCTGCAAAGAAACAGGTCTGGAAAGTATTTGGCTGACAGTGAATAAAAATAACCAGGGTTCAATTGCGGCATACGAAAAAATGGGTTTTGTCAATTTAGGGGACATTGTCCAGGATATCGGAAATGGGTTTATTATGGATGATTATAAAATGGAGAAGGGAGTAATTAACATAAAATAA
- a CDS encoding pyridine nucleotide-disulfide oxidoreductase family protein — protein sequence MDKRKIIIVGGVAGGASAAARLRRLDEKAEIILFERGEHISFANCGLPYYVGEVIKRKENLLIQTPEGMSRRFNIDIRVNSEVVEINLSKKQVEVLNLVTKERYCESFDKLILSPGAGPIKPSIPGIDKANVFTLRNIPDTYAIKDYIDEEKPASVIVVGGGFIGLEMVENLCCRNIKVSIVEMANQVMAPLDYEMAAFLHEHMKANSVDLYLEDSATSFDRDGKHTVVNLKSGKQLKTDMVILAIGVRPETSLARKAGLEIGECGGIKVNQYLQTSHPDIYAIGDAIEVLDFVNGRPTLIPLAGPANKQGRIAANNICGIKDTYKATQGTAIVKVFEMTAACTGNNEKTLKRHGIPYMKSYTHSASHAGYYPGAAPMAIKLLFSPKDGKILGAQIVGSQGVDKRIDVLATAMRANLTVYDLQELELAYAPPYSSAKDAVNMSGYVASNILKGIHPVIHWDELDGLDPEKFILLDVRTKEENMRGAIPNSVNIPLDLLRERMDGLPKEREIIIYCQVGLRGYLAARILMQHGFNKVRNLSGGYRTYQAAKQGK from the coding sequence GTGGATAAAAGGAAAATAATTATTGTAGGAGGAGTGGCCGGCGGAGCTAGCGCAGCAGCACGTCTTCGCAGACTTGATGAAAAAGCGGAGATTATCCTTTTTGAAAGGGGAGAGCATATTTCTTTTGCCAACTGCGGTTTACCTTATTATGTGGGTGAGGTAATAAAAAGAAAGGAAAATTTGCTTATTCAGACTCCTGAAGGTATGTCTCGAAGATTCAACATAGATATTCGAGTTAACAGTGAAGTTGTGGAAATCAATTTAAGCAAAAAACAAGTAGAAGTACTAAATCTTGTAACAAAAGAAAGGTATTGTGAAAGCTTCGATAAACTCATACTATCTCCCGGCGCAGGCCCAATCAAGCCTTCCATACCGGGAATTGATAAGGCTAATGTTTTTACCCTAAGAAATATACCGGATACCTATGCTATTAAAGATTATATTGATGAGGAAAAACCGGCAAGTGTTATTGTTGTGGGAGGAGGATTTATAGGCCTGGAAATGGTTGAAAACCTGTGTTGTAGGAATATAAAGGTTTCAATTGTTGAAATGGCCAATCAGGTTATGGCTCCCCTTGATTATGAGATGGCAGCATTCCTGCATGAGCATATGAAAGCAAATTCGGTGGACTTGTACCTTGAAGATAGTGCAACATCATTTGACAGGGATGGTAAGCATACCGTTGTAAATCTTAAAAGCGGAAAACAGCTGAAAACTGATATGGTTATATTGGCAATTGGAGTTAGACCTGAAACCAGTCTGGCCAGAAAAGCAGGGCTTGAAATCGGAGAGTGTGGAGGCATTAAAGTAAACCAGTATTTGCAGACTTCCCACCCCGATATATATGCAATAGGCGATGCTATTGAAGTACTCGATTTTGTAAATGGCAGACCAACGTTAATACCTCTGGCAGGGCCGGCCAACAAGCAGGGACGTATTGCAGCCAACAACATATGTGGCATTAAAGACACCTACAAGGCTACCCAGGGAACGGCTATTGTTAAAGTATTTGAAATGACAGCTGCCTGTACAGGAAACAATGAAAAAACTCTGAAACGGCATGGGATTCCCTACATGAAGTCTTATACACATTCAGCATCTCATGCCGGTTACTATCCGGGAGCTGCTCCAATGGCCATAAAACTACTTTTTAGTCCAAAAGACGGAAAAATACTGGGAGCCCAAATTGTTGGCTCTCAAGGGGTTGACAAGCGTATTGATGTCTTGGCTACTGCCATGCGGGCAAATCTCACTGTTTATGACTTGCAGGAACTTGAACTGGCTTATGCGCCACCGTACTCATCAGCCAAGGATGCTGTTAATATGTCCGGGTACGTGGCTTCCAACATCCTAAAAGGTATTCATCCTGTTATTCACTGGGATGAATTGGATGGATTGGATCCGGAAAAGTTCATATTGCTGGATGTTCGCACCAAAGAAGAAAACATGCGGGGTGCCATCCCCAATTCTGTCAATATTCCTCTGGATTTATTAAGAGAGCGTATGGATGGGCTTCCTAAGGAAAGGGAGATTATTATCTATTGCCAGGTTGGGCTTAGAGGTTACCTGGCTGCAAGGATCCTGATGCAACATGGTTTTAACAAGGTGCGTAATTTAAGCGGGGGATATAGGACATACCAGGCCGCTAAGCAAGGAAAATAA